A DNA window from Seriola aureovittata isolate HTS-2021-v1 ecotype China chromosome 8, ASM2101889v1, whole genome shotgun sequence contains the following coding sequences:
- the frmpd1b gene encoding FERM and PDZ domain-containing protein 1 isoform X1, translated as MEENERCRSRSPARRASRVQQVVGTIIRRTRESLSRERLLGDGRSQRSNSLSNQNFQAKLTLQITRDPVLDSSTGHGFTLTTNAPLLVRDVATGSPADGILFPGDQVLQINDTVLEDLSTEQVENILRDLQDCITVTILRHMTNPKSSIMSAEKRARLRSNPVKVRFAEEVVVNGHTQGNSLLFLPNVLKVYLENGQTKAFKFDNTTTVKDIVLTLKDKLSIRAIEYFALVLEQQYSITKLLLLHEDEFIQKVVQKKDSHDYRCLFRVCFIPRDPVDLLQDDPSTFEYLFLQSVGDVLQERFAVEMKCNTALRLAALHMHERLDSCGQTRTSIKSITKEFGLDSFISPTLLSNMREKDLRKAISYHLKKIQSLLEPRQKVISATQARLAYLTQLGELISYGGRSYTATMMLQDREVLVSLLVGAKYGMSQIINHKLNVISTLVEFSSISRVELLSESDKVSLLRISLHDMKPFALLMDSLAAKDLGCLLGGYCKLLVDPSVNVFRLGRPKVRVHRIPAEEGVCGRFAVIEGVCYESLSSYVSRCCSDSDDSTDEDDPMDSQNYKRPDPASQDWEERRREEEEKRREEERKEREEHKGKQEVKIIVTTEGKENEGEEERGATGCGLHKFSIIDEEMNLETTWYHTDPRVTSSFSSLSSGSLSAALEESSASAKAPSRMDTLRGPRTAEDLQNLDVHHPYLLEPKRRQGPLRPTNLNYRGNDNSCLCFAELSKADFLPSPPGATTDDDDDDDDEEEDEHGVEELRRISKIPSSRDLRMIDSIPFERSPIKRKKKVPPKVPMRTSSIPGHKGEQAEQRLSKDEEGLFLTPSPNPKPALLVKETVSESEDEFFDAQERFTPPVPDLSDAELADRRNANQLSGTWNGVPAAPGKDSSPQSSKIKKQAETLKGTTNQLINQQPSPTKPSQKPEIKVKPPLAPKPQLPPKPQIIPPKSPQHGRSYAHCNGDASGRLSSELLEMEPDTMEFKSVTSGAGGLPLSSPLITAVRCSKQPLQITTPQPEEKTKRQENSSKQKRDVTHESGAHVVSKDKANIPDEKEAPQVEGKSNGTILPAKRPPNLPPIPHSNSGEKLAVPPPVPPKPTSPTNLHPLSIPASSPVSPTDPSKGIFKDSVSPPNGIHPWSSRNGSIQSGPRRVSLSHESLSPKNTDAPLTLTTSLTSTNSKGVGGLESREPGRSGSGSDLRTSSSSLGGRLPASALRGRIQALPWYMTRSQEILGTLDYPSTSSINGDTSGFGSGLSVASGLSDLNRTPVKEKETVVSKSVGKGNILEDGAEVVIATIKEAQDVTSHMKTANGTNGSHPNLTFKENSAHSGSVSSEQPQSRPHSAVGLGGVSSMQIGGDSPTSSLADSTPPQQHREACGCRTVYANCFSGDTEDGVSFDEELTVYEFSRRTRPKPARQAPVPSPTTPPPNPNILSLLKDNPRPLSTFSTASSELSPLVSRPVSPTTSFGGPLRSLTNKNYGGLKGGFASLRQDIDQLLLVLERGALGQPQHTFCPDSKQDITGIKVGPDLNHNGTEDGTTPEPGSNCTGTSPTAMTEAERSLLQAEARRLASGCQRATRVGWAPDEALRSLSNSFSALVQLSAACLRTNPCSGCDMCHNASLVHGDEDDDSQEAMDKLKEIVGLYREFVGAVETAGTGAGVGGKSVGLNGSGQGQGESDGVRLLAKRCTVLISSVFALTQLFRTRTLDTSNTPGHVPLNF; from the exons ATGGAGGAGAATGAGCGATGTAGGAGCAGATCTCCGGCTCGAAGGGCCAGTCGGGTGCAGCAGGTGGTGGGAACAATAATACGACGCACCCGAGAGTCGCTTAGCAG AGAGCGGTTGCTAGGCGATGGGAGGTCGCAGCGCTCCAACAGTCTGTCCAATCAGAATTTCCAGGCCAAGCTGACGCTGCAGATTACCCGGGACCCGGTCCTAGACAGCAGCACTGGACATGGCTTCACTCTCACCACAAACGCACCCCTGCTGGTCAGGGACGTCGCCACAG gGAGTCCTGCAGATGGGATACTGTTCCCAGGGGACCAGGTGCTGCAGATTAATGATACAGTGCTGGAGGATTTGAGCACCGAGCAGGTGGAAAACATCTTAAG GGACTTGCAGGATTGTATCACTGTGACTATCCTACGGCACATGACA AATCCCAAGTCATCCATCATGTCGGCAGAGAAGAGAGCTCGTCTGAGGAGTAATCCAGTTAAAGTGCGCTTTGCAGAGGAGGTGGTGGTCAACGGGCACACTCAG GGAaactctcttctcttcctgccCAATGTCCTAAAAGTCTATTTAGAGAATGGACAGACCAAGGCCTTCAAGTTTGATAACACCACCACTGTCAAG GACATTGTTCTGACTCTGAAGGATAAACTGTCCATCCGGGCCATCGAGTACTTTGCCCTGGTGCTAGAGCAACAGTACAGCATCACcaaactcctgctgctgcacgAAGACGAGTTCATACAGAAG GTGGTGCAGAAAAAAGACTCCCATGATTACCGATGTTTGTTCAGGGTGTGTTTCATCCCCAGAGACCCCGTGGACCTGCTGCAGGATGACCCTTCTACCTTTGAATACCTATTTTTGCAG AGTGTTGGGGACGTGCTGCAGGAGCGTTTTGCAGTAGAGATGAAGTGTAACACTGCACTTCGCCTGGCAGCGCTGCACATGCACGAGAGACTAGACAGTTGTGGACAGACCAGGACCTCGATCAAGAGTATAAC GAAGGAGTTTGGCCTTGACAGCTTCATCTCTCCCACGCTGCTGAGCAACATGAGGGAGAAGGACCTGAGGAAAGCCATCAGCTACCACCTCAAAAAGATCCAGTCCCTGCTGGAGCCACGCCAGAAG GTCATATCTGCTACACAGGCTCGGTTGGCCTACCTCACTCAGCTGGGAGAGCTCATTTCATATGGCGGACGGTCATACACAGCTACAATGATG CTTCAAGACAGGGAGGTGCTGGTCAGCCTGCTGGTCGGGGCCAAGTATGGAATGAGTCAGATCATCAACCACAAGCTCAATGTGATCTCCACACTGGTCGAGTTCAGCAGCATCAGCCGAGTGGAGTTGCTCTCAGAGTCGGACAAAGTCAGCCTACTGCGCATCTCACTGCACGACATGAAG CCATTTGCCTTACTGATGGACTCTCTGGCAGCCAAAGACTTAGGGTGTCTGCTGGGAGGCTACTGCAAACTCCTGGTGGATCCCAGTGTCAATGTCTTCCGTCTGGGGCGCCCAAAAGTGAGGGTGCACCGGATTCCTGCTGAagaaggtgtgtgtgggaggttcGCCGTAATAGAGGGCGTGTGCTATGAATCCCTATCAA GTTATGTGTCTCGCTGCTGTAGTGACTCAGATGACTCAACAGATGAGGATGACCCGATGGATTCTCAGAATTACAAACGTCCAGACCCTGCAAGTCAGGACtgggaagaaaggaggagggaggaggaagagaagaggagagaggaagaaagaaaagagagagaggaacacaaaggcaaacaggaagtgaagataATTGTGACAACAGAAGGTAAGGAAAATGAGGGCGAAGAGGAACGAGGAGCAACAGGATGTGGTCTGCATAAATTTAGTATTATTGATGAAGAAATGAACCTGGAGACCACCTGGTACCACACTGACCCACGGGtcaccagcagcttctccagctTGTCCAGCGGCTCTTTGAGTGCGGCACTGGAAGAGAGCAGTGCCTCTGCTAAAGCCCCATCTCGCATGGACACTCTCCGTGGACCACGCACAGCTGAGGACCTACAAAACTTGGACGTTCACCACCCCTACCTCCTAGAGCCAAAACGCCGCCAGGGCCCGCTGCGACCCACCAACCTCAATTACCGTGGAAATGACAACTCTTGCCTTTGCTTTGCTGAGCTCTCCAAGGCTGATTTCCTCCCTAGCCCGCCTGGGGCTACTACTGACGACGATGACGACGAtgacgatgaggaggaggacgagcaTGGAGTGGAGGAACTCAGACGCATTTCCAAGATCCCTAGCTCAAGAGATTTGAGAATGATTGACAGCATACCCTTTGAAAGATCAccaattaaaagaaagaaaaaggtacCTCCCAAAGTCCCAATGAGGACGAGTTCAATTCCCGGGCACAAAGGAGAACAGGCTGAGCAGCGCCTCTCCAAGGACGAAGAGGGTCTATTCCTGACGCCGTCACCCAACCCTAAACCAGCTCTTTTAGTCAAAGAGACTGTCTCAGAGTCTGAGGATGAGTTTTTTGATGCACAGGAGAGATTTACTCCCCCAGTTCCTGATCTATCAG ATGCTGAACTGGCCGACCGGCGAAATGCTAACCAGTTGAGTGGAACCTGGAATGGTGTTCCAGCTGCGCCAGGGAAAGATTCATCCCCCCAATCATCTAAAATAAAGAAGCAAGCAGAGACACTTAAAGGGACCACAAATCAACTTATCAACCAACAGCCCAGTCCAACAAAGCCATCACAGAAACCTGAAATCAAAGTTAAACCACCACTGGCACCTAAGCCCCAGCTGCCTCCCAAACCTCAGATCATTCCTCCCAAGTCCCCCCAGCATGGACGATCATATGCCCACTGCAATGGGGATGCCTCTGGACGTCTGTCCTCTGAACTCCTGGAAATGGAGCCGGACACCATGGAGTTCAAGTCTGTCACATCCGGGGCAGGTGGACTGCCTCTGTCATCACCTTTGATCACAGCAGTGAGGTGCAGCAAGCAACCCCTACAAATTACAACACCACAACCTGAGGAAAAGACCAAGAGGCAAGAAAACAGCTCGAAACAGAAGAGAGATGTGACGCATGAGAGTGGGGCACATGTGGTTTCCAAAGACAAAGCAAACATTCCTGATGAAAAAGAAGCTCCTCAAGTTGAAGGGAAAAGCAATGGGACTATCCTACCTGCAAAGAGGCCACCGAACCTACCCCCTATCCCTCACTCTAATTCAGGTGAAAAGCTAGCTGTTCCCCCTCCAGTGCCCCCCAAACCCACTTCTCCCACCAATCTCCACCCCTTGTCAATACCTGCTAGCTCTCCTGTCTCCCCCACTGATCCAAGCAAAGGGATTTTCAAGGATAGCGTTAGTCCGCCAAATGGAATCCACCCCTGGAGCAGCCGCAATGGCAGCATCCAGTCAGGACCACGGAGGGTCTCTCTGAGCCACGAGAGCCTCTCACCCAAAAATACAGATGCACCTCTCACCCTTACCACCTCCCTCACTTCAACCAACTCTAAAGGTGTTGGGGGCCTAGAAAGTAGAGAACCTGGAAGatctggatcaggatcagacCTGAGGACCAGCTCGTCCAGCCTGGGAGGCAGGCTACCAGCCTCTGCCCTGAGAGGGAGGATCCAGGCTCTGCCTTGGTATATGACCCGTTCCCAGGAGATTTTGGGAACTCTGGACTATCCCTCCACGAGCTCCATCAATGGAGACACATCTGGCTTTGGCTCTGGTTTGTCTGTAGCCAGTGGTTTATCGGATTTAAACAGAACTCCGGTCAAGGAAAAAGAGACCGTGGTTTCAAAATCAGTAGGGAAAGGGAACATTTTAGAGGACGGAGCTGAGGTTGTCATAGCCACCATCAAAGAGGCCCAGGATGTGACTTCACACATGAAAACGGCCAATGGGACAAACGGCTCACACCCTAATCTGACTTTTAAAGAGAATAGTGCGCACAGTGGCAGTGTTTCATCGGAGCAGCCTCAGTCACGCCCCCACTCAGCAGTGGGGTTGGGAGGTGTGTCCAGCATGCAAATTGGAGGTGACTCACCAACCTCCTCACTCGCAGACAGTACTCCACCACAGCAGCACCGGGAGGCTTGTGGCTGCCGCACCGTTTACGCCAACTGTTTCAGCGGCGACACCGAGGATGGTGTCAGCTTTGATGAAGAGCTTACTGTTTACGAGTTCTCCCGCCGCACACGGCCCAAACCTGCCCGTCAGGCACCTGTCCCTTCTCCTACAACACCCCCTCCAAACCCCAACATTTTGTCTCTGCTGAAAGACAACCCCCGCCCGCTCTCTACTTTCTCCACTGCCTCCTCTGAACTCAGTCCCCTAGTTTCACGTCCGGTTTCCCCCACAACCTCTTTTGGTGGTCCTCTTCGTTCTCTTACCAACAAGAATTACGGCGGGCTGAAGGGGGGTTTTGCCTCCCTTCGCCAAGATATAGATCAACTTCTGCTAGTCTTAGAGAGAGGTGCACTTGGGCaaccacaacacacattttgtcCAGATTCAAAGCAGGATATCACAGGCATAAAAGTGGGGCCTGACCTAAATCACAATGGAACTGAAGACGGTACTACCCCAGAACCAGGCTCAAACTGTACTGGGACAAGCCCTACTGCCATGACAGAGGCTGAGAGGAGTCTTCTCCAGGCAGAGGCTCGACGATTGGCATCCGGGTGTCAGCGGGCCACACGTGTAGGCTGGGCTCCCGATGAAGCTCTACGTTCTTTATCCAACAGCTTCAGCGCTCTGGTTCAGTTGTCTGCCGCTTGCCTGCGAACAAACCCCTGCTCTGGCTGTGACATGTGCCATAATGCGAGTCTGGTCCACGgggatgaggatgatgacagTCAGGAGGCCATGGACAAGCTAAAGGAGATCGTGGGTCTGTACCGGGAGTTTGTTGGGGCTGTTGAGACGGCTGGAACTGGTGCTGGGGTTGGGGGTAAGAGTGTGGGCCTCAATGGGTCTGGACAGGGTCAGGGGGAGAGTGACGGGGTGAGGCTACTGGCCAAACGCTGCACCGTGCTCATCTCCTCTGTATTCGCACTCACACAGCTCTTCCGGACACGCACACTAGACACCTCGAACACGCCCGGCCACGTACCTCTCAACTTTTGA
- the frmpd1b gene encoding FERM and PDZ domain-containing protein 1 isoform X2, whose amino-acid sequence MEENERCRSRSPARRASRVQQVVGTIIRRTRESLSRERLLGDGRSQRSNSLSNQNFQAKLTLQITRDPVLDSSTGHGFTLTTNAPLLVRDVATGSPADGILFPGDQVLQINDTVLEDLSTEQVENILRDLQDCITVTILRHMTNPKSSIMSAEKRARLRSNPVKVRFAEEVVVNGHTQGNSLLFLPNVLKVYLENGQTKAFKFDNTTTVKDIVLTLKDKLSIRAIEYFALVLEQQYSITKLLLLHEDEFIQKVVQKKDSHDYRCLFRVCFIPRDPVDLLQDDPSTFEYLFLQSVGDVLQERFAVEMKCNTALRLAALHMHERLDSCGQTRTSIKSITKEFGLDSFISPTLLSNMREKDLRKAISYHLKKIQSLLEPRQKVISATQARLAYLTQLGELISYGGRSYTATMMLQDREVLVSLLVGAKYGMSQIINHKLNVISTLVEFSSISRVELLSESDKVSLLRISLHDMKPFALLMDSLAAKDLGCLLGGYCKLLVDPSVNVFRLGRPKVRVHRIPAEEGYVSRCCSDSDDSTDEDDPMDSQNYKRPDPASQDWEERRREEEEKRREEERKEREEHKGKQEVKIIVTTEGKENEGEEERGATGCGLHKFSIIDEEMNLETTWYHTDPRVTSSFSSLSSGSLSAALEESSASAKAPSRMDTLRGPRTAEDLQNLDVHHPYLLEPKRRQGPLRPTNLNYRGNDNSCLCFAELSKADFLPSPPGATTDDDDDDDDEEEDEHGVEELRRISKIPSSRDLRMIDSIPFERSPIKRKKKVPPKVPMRTSSIPGHKGEQAEQRLSKDEEGLFLTPSPNPKPALLVKETVSESEDEFFDAQERFTPPVPDLSDAELADRRNANQLSGTWNGVPAAPGKDSSPQSSKIKKQAETLKGTTNQLINQQPSPTKPSQKPEIKVKPPLAPKPQLPPKPQIIPPKSPQHGRSYAHCNGDASGRLSSELLEMEPDTMEFKSVTSGAGGLPLSSPLITAVRCSKQPLQITTPQPEEKTKRQENSSKQKRDVTHESGAHVVSKDKANIPDEKEAPQVEGKSNGTILPAKRPPNLPPIPHSNSGEKLAVPPPVPPKPTSPTNLHPLSIPASSPVSPTDPSKGIFKDSVSPPNGIHPWSSRNGSIQSGPRRVSLSHESLSPKNTDAPLTLTTSLTSTNSKGVGGLESREPGRSGSGSDLRTSSSSLGGRLPASALRGRIQALPWYMTRSQEILGTLDYPSTSSINGDTSGFGSGLSVASGLSDLNRTPVKEKETVVSKSVGKGNILEDGAEVVIATIKEAQDVTSHMKTANGTNGSHPNLTFKENSAHSGSVSSEQPQSRPHSAVGLGGVSSMQIGGDSPTSSLADSTPPQQHREACGCRTVYANCFSGDTEDGVSFDEELTVYEFSRRTRPKPARQAPVPSPTTPPPNPNILSLLKDNPRPLSTFSTASSELSPLVSRPVSPTTSFGGPLRSLTNKNYGGLKGGFASLRQDIDQLLLVLERGALGQPQHTFCPDSKQDITGIKVGPDLNHNGTEDGTTPEPGSNCTGTSPTAMTEAERSLLQAEARRLASGCQRATRVGWAPDEALRSLSNSFSALVQLSAACLRTNPCSGCDMCHNASLVHGDEDDDSQEAMDKLKEIVGLYREFVGAVETAGTGAGVGGKSVGLNGSGQGQGESDGVRLLAKRCTVLISSVFALTQLFRTRTLDTSNTPGHVPLNF is encoded by the exons ATGGAGGAGAATGAGCGATGTAGGAGCAGATCTCCGGCTCGAAGGGCCAGTCGGGTGCAGCAGGTGGTGGGAACAATAATACGACGCACCCGAGAGTCGCTTAGCAG AGAGCGGTTGCTAGGCGATGGGAGGTCGCAGCGCTCCAACAGTCTGTCCAATCAGAATTTCCAGGCCAAGCTGACGCTGCAGATTACCCGGGACCCGGTCCTAGACAGCAGCACTGGACATGGCTTCACTCTCACCACAAACGCACCCCTGCTGGTCAGGGACGTCGCCACAG gGAGTCCTGCAGATGGGATACTGTTCCCAGGGGACCAGGTGCTGCAGATTAATGATACAGTGCTGGAGGATTTGAGCACCGAGCAGGTGGAAAACATCTTAAG GGACTTGCAGGATTGTATCACTGTGACTATCCTACGGCACATGACA AATCCCAAGTCATCCATCATGTCGGCAGAGAAGAGAGCTCGTCTGAGGAGTAATCCAGTTAAAGTGCGCTTTGCAGAGGAGGTGGTGGTCAACGGGCACACTCAG GGAaactctcttctcttcctgccCAATGTCCTAAAAGTCTATTTAGAGAATGGACAGACCAAGGCCTTCAAGTTTGATAACACCACCACTGTCAAG GACATTGTTCTGACTCTGAAGGATAAACTGTCCATCCGGGCCATCGAGTACTTTGCCCTGGTGCTAGAGCAACAGTACAGCATCACcaaactcctgctgctgcacgAAGACGAGTTCATACAGAAG GTGGTGCAGAAAAAAGACTCCCATGATTACCGATGTTTGTTCAGGGTGTGTTTCATCCCCAGAGACCCCGTGGACCTGCTGCAGGATGACCCTTCTACCTTTGAATACCTATTTTTGCAG AGTGTTGGGGACGTGCTGCAGGAGCGTTTTGCAGTAGAGATGAAGTGTAACACTGCACTTCGCCTGGCAGCGCTGCACATGCACGAGAGACTAGACAGTTGTGGACAGACCAGGACCTCGATCAAGAGTATAAC GAAGGAGTTTGGCCTTGACAGCTTCATCTCTCCCACGCTGCTGAGCAACATGAGGGAGAAGGACCTGAGGAAAGCCATCAGCTACCACCTCAAAAAGATCCAGTCCCTGCTGGAGCCACGCCAGAAG GTCATATCTGCTACACAGGCTCGGTTGGCCTACCTCACTCAGCTGGGAGAGCTCATTTCATATGGCGGACGGTCATACACAGCTACAATGATG CTTCAAGACAGGGAGGTGCTGGTCAGCCTGCTGGTCGGGGCCAAGTATGGAATGAGTCAGATCATCAACCACAAGCTCAATGTGATCTCCACACTGGTCGAGTTCAGCAGCATCAGCCGAGTGGAGTTGCTCTCAGAGTCGGACAAAGTCAGCCTACTGCGCATCTCACTGCACGACATGAAG CCATTTGCCTTACTGATGGACTCTCTGGCAGCCAAAGACTTAGGGTGTCTGCTGGGAGGCTACTGCAAACTCCTGGTGGATCCCAGTGTCAATGTCTTCCGTCTGGGGCGCCCAAAAGTGAGGGTGCACCGGATTCCTGCTGAagaag GTTATGTGTCTCGCTGCTGTAGTGACTCAGATGACTCAACAGATGAGGATGACCCGATGGATTCTCAGAATTACAAACGTCCAGACCCTGCAAGTCAGGACtgggaagaaaggaggagggaggaggaagagaagaggagagaggaagaaagaaaagagagagaggaacacaaaggcaaacaggaagtgaagataATTGTGACAACAGAAGGTAAGGAAAATGAGGGCGAAGAGGAACGAGGAGCAACAGGATGTGGTCTGCATAAATTTAGTATTATTGATGAAGAAATGAACCTGGAGACCACCTGGTACCACACTGACCCACGGGtcaccagcagcttctccagctTGTCCAGCGGCTCTTTGAGTGCGGCACTGGAAGAGAGCAGTGCCTCTGCTAAAGCCCCATCTCGCATGGACACTCTCCGTGGACCACGCACAGCTGAGGACCTACAAAACTTGGACGTTCACCACCCCTACCTCCTAGAGCCAAAACGCCGCCAGGGCCCGCTGCGACCCACCAACCTCAATTACCGTGGAAATGACAACTCTTGCCTTTGCTTTGCTGAGCTCTCCAAGGCTGATTTCCTCCCTAGCCCGCCTGGGGCTACTACTGACGACGATGACGACGAtgacgatgaggaggaggacgagcaTGGAGTGGAGGAACTCAGACGCATTTCCAAGATCCCTAGCTCAAGAGATTTGAGAATGATTGACAGCATACCCTTTGAAAGATCAccaattaaaagaaagaaaaaggtacCTCCCAAAGTCCCAATGAGGACGAGTTCAATTCCCGGGCACAAAGGAGAACAGGCTGAGCAGCGCCTCTCCAAGGACGAAGAGGGTCTATTCCTGACGCCGTCACCCAACCCTAAACCAGCTCTTTTAGTCAAAGAGACTGTCTCAGAGTCTGAGGATGAGTTTTTTGATGCACAGGAGAGATTTACTCCCCCAGTTCCTGATCTATCAG ATGCTGAACTGGCCGACCGGCGAAATGCTAACCAGTTGAGTGGAACCTGGAATGGTGTTCCAGCTGCGCCAGGGAAAGATTCATCCCCCCAATCATCTAAAATAAAGAAGCAAGCAGAGACACTTAAAGGGACCACAAATCAACTTATCAACCAACAGCCCAGTCCAACAAAGCCATCACAGAAACCTGAAATCAAAGTTAAACCACCACTGGCACCTAAGCCCCAGCTGCCTCCCAAACCTCAGATCATTCCTCCCAAGTCCCCCCAGCATGGACGATCATATGCCCACTGCAATGGGGATGCCTCTGGACGTCTGTCCTCTGAACTCCTGGAAATGGAGCCGGACACCATGGAGTTCAAGTCTGTCACATCCGGGGCAGGTGGACTGCCTCTGTCATCACCTTTGATCACAGCAGTGAGGTGCAGCAAGCAACCCCTACAAATTACAACACCACAACCTGAGGAAAAGACCAAGAGGCAAGAAAACAGCTCGAAACAGAAGAGAGATGTGACGCATGAGAGTGGGGCACATGTGGTTTCCAAAGACAAAGCAAACATTCCTGATGAAAAAGAAGCTCCTCAAGTTGAAGGGAAAAGCAATGGGACTATCCTACCTGCAAAGAGGCCACCGAACCTACCCCCTATCCCTCACTCTAATTCAGGTGAAAAGCTAGCTGTTCCCCCTCCAGTGCCCCCCAAACCCACTTCTCCCACCAATCTCCACCCCTTGTCAATACCTGCTAGCTCTCCTGTCTCCCCCACTGATCCAAGCAAAGGGATTTTCAAGGATAGCGTTAGTCCGCCAAATGGAATCCACCCCTGGAGCAGCCGCAATGGCAGCATCCAGTCAGGACCACGGAGGGTCTCTCTGAGCCACGAGAGCCTCTCACCCAAAAATACAGATGCACCTCTCACCCTTACCACCTCCCTCACTTCAACCAACTCTAAAGGTGTTGGGGGCCTAGAAAGTAGAGAACCTGGAAGatctggatcaggatcagacCTGAGGACCAGCTCGTCCAGCCTGGGAGGCAGGCTACCAGCCTCTGCCCTGAGAGGGAGGATCCAGGCTCTGCCTTGGTATATGACCCGTTCCCAGGAGATTTTGGGAACTCTGGACTATCCCTCCACGAGCTCCATCAATGGAGACACATCTGGCTTTGGCTCTGGTTTGTCTGTAGCCAGTGGTTTATCGGATTTAAACAGAACTCCGGTCAAGGAAAAAGAGACCGTGGTTTCAAAATCAGTAGGGAAAGGGAACATTTTAGAGGACGGAGCTGAGGTTGTCATAGCCACCATCAAAGAGGCCCAGGATGTGACTTCACACATGAAAACGGCCAATGGGACAAACGGCTCACACCCTAATCTGACTTTTAAAGAGAATAGTGCGCACAGTGGCAGTGTTTCATCGGAGCAGCCTCAGTCACGCCCCCACTCAGCAGTGGGGTTGGGAGGTGTGTCCAGCATGCAAATTGGAGGTGACTCACCAACCTCCTCACTCGCAGACAGTACTCCACCACAGCAGCACCGGGAGGCTTGTGGCTGCCGCACCGTTTACGCCAACTGTTTCAGCGGCGACACCGAGGATGGTGTCAGCTTTGATGAAGAGCTTACTGTTTACGAGTTCTCCCGCCGCACACGGCCCAAACCTGCCCGTCAGGCACCTGTCCCTTCTCCTACAACACCCCCTCCAAACCCCAACATTTTGTCTCTGCTGAAAGACAACCCCCGCCCGCTCTCTACTTTCTCCACTGCCTCCTCTGAACTCAGTCCCCTAGTTTCACGTCCGGTTTCCCCCACAACCTCTTTTGGTGGTCCTCTTCGTTCTCTTACCAACAAGAATTACGGCGGGCTGAAGGGGGGTTTTGCCTCCCTTCGCCAAGATATAGATCAACTTCTGCTAGTCTTAGAGAGAGGTGCACTTGGGCaaccacaacacacattttgtcCAGATTCAAAGCAGGATATCACAGGCATAAAAGTGGGGCCTGACCTAAATCACAATGGAACTGAAGACGGTACTACCCCAGAACCAGGCTCAAACTGTACTGGGACAAGCCCTACTGCCATGACAGAGGCTGAGAGGAGTCTTCTCCAGGCAGAGGCTCGACGATTGGCATCCGGGTGTCAGCGGGCCACACGTGTAGGCTGGGCTCCCGATGAAGCTCTACGTTCTTTATCCAACAGCTTCAGCGCTCTGGTTCAGTTGTCTGCCGCTTGCCTGCGAACAAACCCCTGCTCTGGCTGTGACATGTGCCATAATGCGAGTCTGGTCCACGgggatgaggatgatgacagTCAGGAGGCCATGGACAAGCTAAAGGAGATCGTGGGTCTGTACCGGGAGTTTGTTGGGGCTGTTGAGACGGCTGGAACTGGTGCTGGGGTTGGGGGTAAGAGTGTGGGCCTCAATGGGTCTGGACAGGGTCAGGGGGAGAGTGACGGGGTGAGGCTACTGGCCAAACGCTGCACCGTGCTCATCTCCTCTGTATTCGCACTCACACAGCTCTTCCGGACACGCACACTAGACACCTCGAACACGCCCGGCCACGTACCTCTCAACTTTTGA
- the tomm5 gene encoding mitochondrial import receptor subunit TOM5 homolog translates to MFKLEGLGPKMDPEEMKKKMRQDVISSLRNFLIYVALLRATPYVLKKLDSI, encoded by the exons ATGTTCAAACTGGAAGGACTCGGGCCTAAAATGGACCcagaagagatgaagaagaaaatgcgACAAGACGTGATCTCATCTTTGAGAAACTTTCTGATTTACGTTGCCCTTCTCAGAGCCA CTCCGTATGTGTTAAAGAAGCTGGACAGCATATGA